One genomic region from Bubalus bubalis isolate 160015118507 breed Murrah chromosome 24, NDDB_SH_1, whole genome shotgun sequence encodes:
- the C24H7orf61 gene encoding uncharacterized protein C7orf61 homolog isoform X2, with the protein MGNALGAPGMCSLTVFFWKHKAKSVIMDHTDSKKNELKVEKAFKVSETFKLVEPPKEAKVSKMDVSPKVVDPCLLAKTTMDGAAVEAGRRRRSLLQLPQAAVKSVSTLMASALQSGWQMCSWKSSVSSTSVASQMKTWSPLESREAAMLREVYLVLWAIRKQLRQLARRQERRRRRHLRAHMGPQPDPAQGLKQDARSPL; encoded by the exons ATGGGAAATGCCCTAGGAGCACCAGGGATGTGTTCACTAACT GTTTTCTTCTGGAAACACAAAGCTAAGTCAGTCATCATGGATCATACTGACTCCAAGAAAAATGAGTTGAAGGTGGAGAAGGCTTTCAAGGTGTCTGAGACTTTCAAGTTGGTTGAACCCCCCAAGGAGGCTAAGGTCTCCAAGATGGATGTGTCCCCTAAGGTGGTTGACCCCTGCCTGTTAGCCAAGACCACCATGGATGGGGCTGCGGTGGAGGCGGGTCGCCGTCGGAGATCACTGTTGCAGCTGCCCCAGGCGGCCGTCAAGTCCGTCTCCACGCTCATGGCCTCCGCCCTGCAGTCTGGCTGGCAGATGTGCAGCTGGAAG TCATCTGTGAGTTCTACCTCAGTTGCCTCCCAGATGAAGACCTGGTCCCCCCTGGAGTCGCGAGAGGCTGCGATGCTGCGGGAAGTGTACCTGGTGCTTTGGGCCATCCGGAAGCAGCTGCGGCAGCTGGCCCGCCGGCAGGAGAGACGGCGCCGGCGCCACCTCCGGGCCCACATGGGCCCCCAGCCCGACCCAGCTCAGGGTCTGAAACAGGATGCCCGGAGTCCCCTCTAG
- the C24H7orf61 gene encoding uncharacterized protein C7orf61 homolog isoform X1, translated as MAVVIKFFRWIWQKISRWVFFWKHKAKSVIMDHTDSKKNELKVEKAFKVSETFKLVEPPKEAKVSKMDVSPKVVDPCLLAKTTMDGAAVEAGRRRRSLLQLPQAAVKSVSTLMASALQSGWQMCSWKSSVSSTSVASQMKTWSPLESREAAMLREVYLVLWAIRKQLRQLARRQERRRRRHLRAHMGPQPDPAQGLKQDARSPL; from the exons ATGGCAGTGGTTATTAAGTTCTTCCGATGGATTTGGCAAAAGATTAGCCGCTGG GTTTTCTTCTGGAAACACAAAGCTAAGTCAGTCATCATGGATCATACTGACTCCAAGAAAAATGAGTTGAAGGTGGAGAAGGCTTTCAAGGTGTCTGAGACTTTCAAGTTGGTTGAACCCCCCAAGGAGGCTAAGGTCTCCAAGATGGATGTGTCCCCTAAGGTGGTTGACCCCTGCCTGTTAGCCAAGACCACCATGGATGGGGCTGCGGTGGAGGCGGGTCGCCGTCGGAGATCACTGTTGCAGCTGCCCCAGGCGGCCGTCAAGTCCGTCTCCACGCTCATGGCCTCCGCCCTGCAGTCTGGCTGGCAGATGTGCAGCTGGAAG TCATCTGTGAGTTCTACCTCAGTTGCCTCCCAGATGAAGACCTGGTCCCCCCTGGAGTCGCGAGAGGCTGCGATGCTGCGGGAAGTGTACCTGGTGCTTTGGGCCATCCGGAAGCAGCTGCGGCAGCTGGCCCGCCGGCAGGAGAGACGGCGCCGGCGCCACCTCCGGGCCCACATGGGCCCCCAGCCCGACCCAGCTCAGGGTCTGAAACAGGATGCCCGGAGTCCCCTCTAG
- the TSC22D4 gene encoding TSC22 domain family protein 4, which translates to MSGGKKKSSFQITSVTLDYEGPGSPGGSDAPALPAPPGPPAPTGPSAPAPTGLPAPAPTGPPPRLPNGEPNPEPGGKSTPRNGSPPPGAPASRFRVVKLPQGLGEPYRRGRWTCVDVYERDLEPPSFSRLLEGIRGASGGNGGRSLDSRLELASLGLGTPTPQPGLSQVPTSWLRPPPTSPGPQARSFTGGLGQLAVPGKAKVETPPLSASPPQQRPPEPGTGDSAGPSRAATPLPTLRVEAEAGGSAVSAATGTPPLSRVKDGALRLRMELVAPEEMGQVPPVDSRPSSPALYFFPDASLVHKSPDPFGTVAAQSLNFARSMLAISGHLDSDDDSGSGSLVGIDNKIEQAMDLVKSHLMFAVREEVEVLKEQIRDLAERNAALEQENGLLRALASPEQLAQLPSSGAPRLGPPAPNGPSV; encoded by the exons ATGAGTGGGGGCAAGAAGAAGAGTAGTTTCCAAATCACCAGCGTCACCTTGGACTACGAGGGCCCGGGGAGCCCAGGGGGTTCAGATGCCCCTGCCCTGCCGGCCCCCCCTGGGCCACCGGCCCCAACCGGGCCATCAGCCCCAGCCCCCACTGGGCTaccagccccagcccccaccgGGCCCCCACCCCGCCTGCCCAATGGGGAGCCCAACCCCGAGCCAGGGGGCAAGAGCACCCCCCGGAACGGCTCCCCGCCGCCTGGGGCCCCCGCCTCCCGTTTCCGGGTGGTGAAGCTGCCCCAAGGCCTGGGAGAGCCTTATCGCCGAGGCCGTTGGACATGTGTGGATGTTTACGAGAGAGACCTGGAGCCCCCTAGCTTCAGCCGGCTCCTGGAGGGTATTCGAGGGGCCTCAGGGGGCAACGGGGGCAGATCTTTGGATTCCAGGTTGGAGCTGGCCAGCTTGGGCCTGGGCACCCCTACCCCACAGCCAGGCCTGTCTCAGGTCCCCACCTCCTGGCTccgcccgccccccacctcccctggaCCTCAGGCCCGCTCCTTCACTGGGGGACTGGGCCAGCTGGCAGTGCCCGGCAAGGCCAAGGTGGAGACACCCCCACTGTcggcctccccaccccagcagcGCCCCCCAGAGCCCGGGACTGGGGATAGCGCGGGCCCTTCCCGGGCTGCCACACCCCTGCCCACCTTGAGGGTAGAAGCAGAGGCAGGAGGTTCCGCAGTGTCGGCAGCGACGGGGACCCCTCCACTGTCCCGTGTGAAGGATGGAGCCCTGCGGCTGAGAATGGAGTTGGTTGCTCCAGAGGAGATGGGACAG GTGCCCCCAGTCGACTCTCGCCCCAGCTCCCCAGCCCTCTACTTCTTCCCCGATGCCAGTCTGGTTCACAAGTCTCCAGACCCCTTTGGAACAGTGGCTGCCCAGAGCCTCAACTTCGCCCGCTCCATGCTGGCCATCAGTGGCCACCTGGACAGCGATGATGATAG TGGCTCCGGAAGCCTGGTTGGCATTGACAACAAGATCGAACAAGCCATG GACTTGGTGAAGTCCCACCTCATGTTTGCGGTCcgggaggaggtggaggtgctGAAGGAGCAGATCCGGGACCTGGCGGAGCGGAACGCGGCGCTGGAGCAGGAGAACGGGCTGCTGCGTGCCCTGGCCAGCCCCGAGCAGCTGGCGCAGCTGCCTTCCTCGGGGGCCCCCCGGCTTGGACCCCCAGCGCCCAATGGGCCCTCAGTCTGA
- the NYAP1 gene encoding neuronal tyrosine-phosphorylated phosphoinositide-3-kinase adapter 1 isoform X1: MNLLYRKTKLEWRQHKEEEAKRSSSKEVAPAGPAAGPGAGPGPGVRVRDIASLRRSLRMGFMTMPASQEHTPHPCRSAMAPRSLSCHSVGSMDSVGGGPGGGSGGLTEDGGTRRPPAKPRRHPSTKLSMAGSGAETPPSKKAGSQKPTPEGRESGRKVPPQKPRRSPNTQLSVSFDESCPPAPSPRGGNLPLQRLSRGSCVAGDPDAGAQEEEPVYIEMVGDVFKGGGRSGGGLTGPPLGGGGPTPPVGADSDSDESEAIYEEMKYPLPEEAGEGRANGAPALTAASAPHQPHALQPHTHRRPASALPSRRDGTPTKTTPCEIPPPFPNLLQHRPPLLAFPQAKSASRTPGDGVSRLPVLCHSKEPAGSTPAPQVPARERETPPLPPPPPAANLLLLGPSGRARSHSTPLPPQGSGQPRGERELPNSHSMICPKAAGAPAAPPAPAALLPGAPKDKAVSYTMVYSAVKVTTHSVLPAGPPLGAGEPKTEKEIAVLHGMLCTSSRPPVPGKSSPHSGALGAAAGVLHHRACLASPHSLPDPTTGPLTPLWTYPAAAAGLKRPPAYESLKAGGVLNKGCGMGAPSPMVKIQLQEQGTDGGAFASISCAHVIASAGTPEEEEEMGASTFGAGWALQRKVLYGGRKAKELDTEIEDGARAWNGSAEGLGKVEREDRGPLASGIPVRSQGAEGLLARIHHGGDRGGGRTALPIPCQTFPACHRNGDFTGGYRLGRSASTSGVRQAALHTPRPCSQPRDAPSQTQPALPLPLPLPLPLPPQPARERDGKLLEVIERKRCVCKEIKARHRPDRGLCKQESMPILPSWRRGPEPRKSGTPPCRRQHTVLWDTAI; this comes from the exons ATGAACCTCCTCTACCGAAAAACCAAGCTGGAGTGGAGGCAGCACAAGGAAGAGGAGGCCAAGAGGAG CTCCAGTAAGGAGGTGGCTCCCGCAGGCCCCGCGGCGGGGCCCGGGGCTGGCCCAGGGCCGGGAGTCCGCGTGCGGGACATCGCTTCGCTGCGCCGCTCCCTCAGGATGGGCTTCATGACGATGCCCGCCTCCCAGGagcacaccccccacccctgccgcaGCGCCATGGCCCCGCGCTCCCTGTCCTGCCACTCAGTGGGCAGCATGGACAGTGTGGGGGGCGGGCCTGGGGGGGGCAGCGGGGGCCTCACTGAGGACGGCGGCACCCGAAGACCCCCGGCCAAGCCCCGGAGGCACCCCAGCACCAAGCTTAGCATGGCGGGGTCGGGGGCAGAGACGCCCCCCAGCAAGAAAGCAG GCTCTCAGAAGCCAACCCCCGAGGGCCGCGAGTCCGGCCGGAAGGTCCCTCCGCAGAAGCCCAGGCGAAGCCCCAACACCCAGCTGTCGGTCTCCTTCGATGAATCctgtcccccagccccctcccctcgaGGGGGGAACCTGCCCCTTCAGCGCCTCAGCAGGGGCTCCTGTGTGGCCGGGGACCCTGATGCAGGCGCCCAGGAAGAAGAGCCCGTGTACATTGAGATGGTGGGCGATGTCTTCAAGGGAGGAGGGCGGAGTGGAGGAGGCCTGACGGGGCCccctctggggggtgggggcccgACCCCTCCCGTTGGCGCTGACTCGGACTCGGACGAGAGTGAGGCCATCTATGAGGAGATGAAGTACCCGCTGCCCGAGGAGGCCGGGGAAGGCCGGGCCAATGGGGCCCCTGCACTGACCGCAGCCTCCGCGCCACACCAGCCTCACGCCCTTCAGCCCCACACCCACCGCCGGCCAGCTTCAGCCCTCCCGAGCCGAAGGGATGGCACGCCCACCAAGACCACTCCATGTGAAATTCCCCCGCCCTTCCCCAACCTCCTCCAGCACCGGCCTCCGCTCCTGGCCTTCCCCCAAGCCAAGTCTGCTTCCCGAACCCCCGGCGACGGGGTCTCGAGGCTACCGGTCCTCTGCCACTCCAAGGAGCCAGCTGGCTCCACCCCAGCTCCCCAAGTGCCTGCCCGGGAGCGGGAGACGCCTCCCCTACCGCCTCCGCCTCCCGCtgccaacctgctgctgctgggaCCCTCGGGCCGAGCCCGGAGCCACTCAACACCATTGCCGCCCCAGGGCTCTGGCCAGCCCCGGGGGGAGCGGGAGCTCCCCAATTCCCACAGCATGATCTGCCCCAAGGCGGCAGGGGCACCAGCAGCCCCTCCTGCCCCAGCTGCCTTGCTCCCCGGCGCCCCCAAGGACAAGGCCGTGTCTTACACCATGGTGTATTCAGCAGTCAAGGTGACCACGCACTCCGTCCTGCCAGCTGGCCCGCCCCTGGGTGCTGGggagccaaagacggagaaggaAATCGCAGTCCTCCATGGGATGCTGTGCACCAGCTCGAGGCCCCCTGTGCCCGGGAAGTCCAGCCCCCACAgcggggctctgggtgcagcagctGGGGTTCTCCACCACCGCGCCTGCCTGGCCTCCCCACACAGCCTTCCGGATCCAACCACAGGCCCCCTGACCCCTCTCTGGACCTACCCAGCTGCAGCAGCTGGGCTCAAGAGACCCCCTGCCTATGAGAGCCTCAAGGCTGGGGGGGTGCTGAATAAGGGCTGTGGGATGGGAGCTCCGTCCCCCATGGTCAAGATCCAGCTGCAAGAGCAAGGGACCGACGGGGGGGCCTTCGCCAGCATCTCCTGTGCCCACGTCATCGCTAGTGCAGGGACgccagaggaggaagaagagatgggCGCCTCGACGTTTGGGGCAGGCTGGGCTCTGCAGCGGAAGGTCCTGTATGGAGGGAGGAaggcaaaagagctggaca CAGAGATCGAGGATGGTGCCCGGGCCTGGAATGGCAGTGCTGAGGGTCTAGGCAAGGTGGAGCGTGAGGACAGAGGCCCTCTGGCATCAGGGATCCCGGTGAGGAGCCAGGGGGCAGAGGGCCTGCTGGCCAGGATCCACCACGGAGGGGACCGAGGAGGAGGCCGCACAGCGCTGCCCATACCCTGCCAGACCTTCCCTGCCTGCCACCGCAACGGAG ACTTCACTGGAGGCTACCGCCTGGGGCGTTCCGCCTCCACCTCCGGAGTCCGGCAGGCCGCGCTCCACACCCCCCGGCCCTGCAGCCAGCCCAGGGATGCCCCGAGCCAG ACCCAGCCTgcgctgccgctgccgctgccgctgccgctgcccCTGCCGCCCCAGCCCGCCCGCGAGCGCGACGGCAAGCTGCTGGAGGTGATCGAGCGCAAGCGCTGCGtgtgcaaggagatcaaggcgCGCCACCGGCCCGACCGGGGCCTCTGCAAGCAGGAGAGCATGCCTATCCTCCCCAGCTGGCGGCGCGGGCCCGAGCCCCGCAAGTCCGGCACGCCGCCCTGCCGCCGGCAGCACACGGTCCTCTGGGACACGGCCATCTGA
- the NYAP1 gene encoding neuronal tyrosine-phosphorylated phosphoinositide-3-kinase adapter 1 isoform X2: MNLLYRKTKLEWRQHKEEEAKRSSSKEVAPAGPAAGPGAGPGPGVRVRDIASLRRSLRMGFMTMPASQEHTPHPCRSAMAPRSLSCHSVGSMDSVGGGPGGGSGGLTEDGGTRRPPAKPRRHPSTKLSMAGSGAETPPSKKAGSQKPTPEGRESGRKVPPQKPRRSPNTQLSVSFDESCPPAPSPRGGNLPLQRLSRGSCVAGDPDAGAQEEEPVYIEMVGDVFKGGGRSGGGLTGPPLGGGGPTPPVGADSDSDESEAIYEEMKYPLPEEAGEGRANGAPALTAASAPHQPHALQPHTHRRPASALPSRRDGTPTKTTPCEIPPPFPNLLQHRPPLLAFPQAKSASRTPGDGVSRLPVLCHSKEPAGSTPAPQVPARERETPPLPPPPPAANLLLLGPSGRARSHSTPLPPQGSGQPRGERELPNSHSMICPKAAGAPAAPPAPAALLPGAPKDKAVSYTMVYSAVKVTTHSVLPAGPPLGAGEPKTEKEIAVLHGMLCTSSRPPVPGKSSPHSGALGAAAGVLHHRACLASPHSLPDPTTGPLTPLWTYPAAAAGLKRPPAYESLKAGGVLNKGCGMGAPSPMVKIQLQEQGTDGGAFASISCAHVIASAGTPEEEEEMGASTFGAGWALQRKVLYGGRKAKELDKIEDGARAWNGSAEGLGKVEREDRGPLASGIPVRSQGAEGLLARIHHGGDRGGGRTALPIPCQTFPACHRNGDFTGGYRLGRSASTSGVRQAALHTPRPCSQPRDAPSQTQPALPLPLPLPLPLPPQPARERDGKLLEVIERKRCVCKEIKARHRPDRGLCKQESMPILPSWRRGPEPRKSGTPPCRRQHTVLWDTAI, translated from the exons ATGAACCTCCTCTACCGAAAAACCAAGCTGGAGTGGAGGCAGCACAAGGAAGAGGAGGCCAAGAGGAG CTCCAGTAAGGAGGTGGCTCCCGCAGGCCCCGCGGCGGGGCCCGGGGCTGGCCCAGGGCCGGGAGTCCGCGTGCGGGACATCGCTTCGCTGCGCCGCTCCCTCAGGATGGGCTTCATGACGATGCCCGCCTCCCAGGagcacaccccccacccctgccgcaGCGCCATGGCCCCGCGCTCCCTGTCCTGCCACTCAGTGGGCAGCATGGACAGTGTGGGGGGCGGGCCTGGGGGGGGCAGCGGGGGCCTCACTGAGGACGGCGGCACCCGAAGACCCCCGGCCAAGCCCCGGAGGCACCCCAGCACCAAGCTTAGCATGGCGGGGTCGGGGGCAGAGACGCCCCCCAGCAAGAAAGCAG GCTCTCAGAAGCCAACCCCCGAGGGCCGCGAGTCCGGCCGGAAGGTCCCTCCGCAGAAGCCCAGGCGAAGCCCCAACACCCAGCTGTCGGTCTCCTTCGATGAATCctgtcccccagccccctcccctcgaGGGGGGAACCTGCCCCTTCAGCGCCTCAGCAGGGGCTCCTGTGTGGCCGGGGACCCTGATGCAGGCGCCCAGGAAGAAGAGCCCGTGTACATTGAGATGGTGGGCGATGTCTTCAAGGGAGGAGGGCGGAGTGGAGGAGGCCTGACGGGGCCccctctggggggtgggggcccgACCCCTCCCGTTGGCGCTGACTCGGACTCGGACGAGAGTGAGGCCATCTATGAGGAGATGAAGTACCCGCTGCCCGAGGAGGCCGGGGAAGGCCGGGCCAATGGGGCCCCTGCACTGACCGCAGCCTCCGCGCCACACCAGCCTCACGCCCTTCAGCCCCACACCCACCGCCGGCCAGCTTCAGCCCTCCCGAGCCGAAGGGATGGCACGCCCACCAAGACCACTCCATGTGAAATTCCCCCGCCCTTCCCCAACCTCCTCCAGCACCGGCCTCCGCTCCTGGCCTTCCCCCAAGCCAAGTCTGCTTCCCGAACCCCCGGCGACGGGGTCTCGAGGCTACCGGTCCTCTGCCACTCCAAGGAGCCAGCTGGCTCCACCCCAGCTCCCCAAGTGCCTGCCCGGGAGCGGGAGACGCCTCCCCTACCGCCTCCGCCTCCCGCtgccaacctgctgctgctgggaCCCTCGGGCCGAGCCCGGAGCCACTCAACACCATTGCCGCCCCAGGGCTCTGGCCAGCCCCGGGGGGAGCGGGAGCTCCCCAATTCCCACAGCATGATCTGCCCCAAGGCGGCAGGGGCACCAGCAGCCCCTCCTGCCCCAGCTGCCTTGCTCCCCGGCGCCCCCAAGGACAAGGCCGTGTCTTACACCATGGTGTATTCAGCAGTCAAGGTGACCACGCACTCCGTCCTGCCAGCTGGCCCGCCCCTGGGTGCTGGggagccaaagacggagaaggaAATCGCAGTCCTCCATGGGATGCTGTGCACCAGCTCGAGGCCCCCTGTGCCCGGGAAGTCCAGCCCCCACAgcggggctctgggtgcagcagctGGGGTTCTCCACCACCGCGCCTGCCTGGCCTCCCCACACAGCCTTCCGGATCCAACCACAGGCCCCCTGACCCCTCTCTGGACCTACCCAGCTGCAGCAGCTGGGCTCAAGAGACCCCCTGCCTATGAGAGCCTCAAGGCTGGGGGGGTGCTGAATAAGGGCTGTGGGATGGGAGCTCCGTCCCCCATGGTCAAGATCCAGCTGCAAGAGCAAGGGACCGACGGGGGGGCCTTCGCCAGCATCTCCTGTGCCCACGTCATCGCTAGTGCAGGGACgccagaggaggaagaagagatgggCGCCTCGACGTTTGGGGCAGGCTGGGCTCTGCAGCGGAAGGTCCTGTATGGAGGGAGGAaggcaaaagagctggaca AGATCGAGGATGGTGCCCGGGCCTGGAATGGCAGTGCTGAGGGTCTAGGCAAGGTGGAGCGTGAGGACAGAGGCCCTCTGGCATCAGGGATCCCGGTGAGGAGCCAGGGGGCAGAGGGCCTGCTGGCCAGGATCCACCACGGAGGGGACCGAGGAGGAGGCCGCACAGCGCTGCCCATACCCTGCCAGACCTTCCCTGCCTGCCACCGCAACGGAG ACTTCACTGGAGGCTACCGCCTGGGGCGTTCCGCCTCCACCTCCGGAGTCCGGCAGGCCGCGCTCCACACCCCCCGGCCCTGCAGCCAGCCCAGGGATGCCCCGAGCCAG ACCCAGCCTgcgctgccgctgccgctgccgctgccgctgcccCTGCCGCCCCAGCCCGCCCGCGAGCGCGACGGCAAGCTGCTGGAGGTGATCGAGCGCAAGCGCTGCGtgtgcaaggagatcaaggcgCGCCACCGGCCCGACCGGGGCCTCTGCAAGCAGGAGAGCATGCCTATCCTCCCCAGCTGGCGGCGCGGGCCCGAGCCCCGCAAGTCCGGCACGCCGCCCTGCCGCCGGCAGCACACGGTCCTCTGGGACACGGCCATCTGA